One Brevinematales bacterium genomic window carries:
- a CDS encoding glycoside hydrolase family 3 protein: MRNLIIGLMFLAMGTTLSTCTFGHAAMVPDDTALREYIARMTPEEKIGQLFMLCLTGEELTDEMRIWIGERHIGGLAIFGKNVADSKQLAKLTADMQSAASNTRLGIPLFIATDHEPGTKFMPISIGTKFPPALTLASKNDPDVIRDMAAAMAKDLIGWGVNMNFYPVADVDRADGKGFMGDRTFGTDPAKVAEYTAIVVDTFNAYGIISVAKHFPGHGGTTKDSHKTMPIIKKSLAALKAKDFLPYYKAMEKGLPAVMMAHILYPLLDANYPATLSKIIIRNILRNDMGFDGVVITDELLMDAIKKNYSIPEACRLAIEAGVDILLITRPYLMKTPVEKVYQSMVTGLKKGQLNSSIVDDAVYRILKTKAMYLGFQINAGQ; encoded by the coding sequence TCCACATGCACGTTCGGGCACGCCGCGATGGTTCCCGACGATACCGCGTTGCGGGAGTATATCGCCCGGATGACCCCCGAGGAGAAAATCGGACAGCTATTCATGCTCTGCCTGACCGGCGAGGAGCTTACCGACGAGATGCGGATATGGATCGGGGAACGCCATATCGGCGGGCTTGCCATATTCGGGAAGAATGTCGCGGACTCGAAACAGCTCGCGAAGCTGACCGCGGATATGCAGTCCGCCGCGTCGAATACACGTCTGGGTATCCCGCTCTTCATAGCGACAGACCATGAGCCGGGGACGAAGTTTATGCCGATATCGATCGGTACGAAGTTTCCGCCCGCGCTGACCCTCGCGTCGAAGAACGACCCCGATGTCATCCGGGATATGGCCGCGGCGATGGCGAAGGACCTCATCGGGTGGGGCGTTAATATGAACTTCTACCCGGTCGCCGACGTCGACCGCGCGGACGGCAAGGGATTTATGGGCGACCGCACGTTCGGGACGGACCCCGCGAAGGTCGCCGAGTACACCGCGATAGTGGTCGATACGTTCAACGCGTACGGGATTATCTCCGTAGCGAAACATTTCCCGGGGCATGGCGGAACGACCAAGGATTCGCATAAGACGATGCCGATTATCAAGAAATCCCTCGCGGCGCTCAAGGCGAAGGATTTCCTGCCGTACTATAAAGCGATGGAGAAGGGGCTGCCCGCCGTGATGATGGCGCATATTTTATATCCCCTTCTCGACGCGAACTATCCCGCGACATTATCGAAGATCATTATACGGAATATCCTGCGGAACGATATGGGTTTCGACGGGGTGGTGATTACCGACGAACTATTGATGGACGCGATCAAGAAGAACTACTCGATACCGGAGGCATGCCGGCTCGCGATCGAGGCGGGAGTGGATATTCTCCTGATCACGCGGCCGTACCTGATGAAGACGCCGGTCGAGAAGGTGTACCAGTCGATGGTGACCGGCCTGAAGAAGGGGCAGCTCAATTCCTCGATTGTGGACGACGCTGTCTACCGGATATTGAAAACGAAGGCGATGTACCTGGGGTTCCAGATAAACGCCGGGCAGTAA